One stretch of Oceanipulchritudo coccoides DNA includes these proteins:
- the tpiA gene encoding triose-phosphate isomerase codes for MAKTFRKYLIAGNWKMNKTGSEGSDLINEINIALGKQTDVGVAVCPPFTALESCAKALEDSNVQLGAQNMHPKSEGAYTGEVSPVMLRDLFCTFVVLGHSERREYFKESDAFINEKVLAALDSSLKPILCVGETLEQREANETFAVVKEQLVGGLKGVTADAADNLVIAYEPVWAIGTGKTATPEMAQEVHKMIRDELSSLLGAGAAAKIRILYGGSMKPENASSLMDQPDIDGGLIGGAALKAKSFVELVEIASSK; via the coding sequence ATGGCTAAAACTTTTCGTAAATACCTGATTGCCGGTAACTGGAAGATGAACAAGACCGGTTCTGAGGGCAGTGACCTGATCAATGAAATCAACATTGCCCTCGGCAAGCAAACCGATGTCGGTGTTGCCGTATGCCCGCCCTTTACCGCTCTTGAGAGTTGTGCAAAGGCTCTTGAGGACAGCAATGTCCAACTCGGGGCACAGAACATGCACCCGAAATCAGAAGGAGCCTACACCGGGGAAGTTTCGCCGGTGATGCTGCGCGACTTGTTCTGTACGTTTGTTGTCCTTGGGCACAGTGAACGCCGGGAGTATTTCAAGGAGTCGGATGCCTTCATCAATGAAAAGGTCCTGGCTGCGCTCGATAGCTCGCTGAAGCCGATTCTTTGTGTGGGGGAAACCCTCGAGCAGCGGGAAGCCAATGAGACATTCGCAGTCGTCAAGGAGCAGTTGGTCGGGGGACTGAAAGGTGTCACTGCTGACGCAGCGGACAATCTGGTCATTGCGTATGAGCCCGTCTGGGCCATTGGCACTGGCAAGACCGCCACTCCGGAAATGGCGCAGGAAGTCCACAAGATGATCCGTGACGAGCTTTCCAGCCTGCTTGGGGCAGGCGCCGCGGCCAAGATTCGCATCCTCTACGGAGGTTCGATGAAGCCGGAGAATGCTTCCTCACTGATGGATCAGCCCGACATTGATGGCGGCCTCATCGGGGGCGCTGCATTGAAGGCAAAGTCCTTTGTCGAACTGGTCGAGATTGCCTCTTCCAAGTAA